The following coding sequences are from one Maridesulfovibrio bastinii DSM 16055 window:
- a CDS encoding DVU_1557 family redox protein: MTNLSFAEDTDWRCCKCDKELKPISTEVKYLNSVFKVDLMRCPECGFTLIPEELATGKMFDVEQLLEDK, translated from the coding sequence ATGACTAACCTATCATTTGCCGAAGATACAGATTGGCGCTGCTGCAAATGCGACAAGGAACTAAAACCCATAAGTACAGAGGTAAAATATCTCAACTCTGTATTTAAAGTTGACCTTATGCGCTGCCCCGAATGCGGATTCACTCTTATACCGGAAGAACTGGCCACAGGTAAGATGTTTGATGTGGAACAGCTTCTGGAAGATAAATAA
- the trsM gene encoding DVU_1556 family methyltransferase: MTDALYERREMLDITGGTLRPGGTELTRRALEICRFKKGETILDLGCGPGATSSLMREEFGLVPLALDYSADMLKQAGETTRGLKKVQASGTSLPFRTESLKGTISECVLSLTEDIDTTLSEISRVTEHGGELILSDIYSRNASAPETKLEVTCCFNGAKALGEIEKSVTSNGFKIILMEDHTQRLKQLAGQIIFSMGSLEKFWALFMGKDKAAGACSAVKKMMPGYYLIIAEKE; encoded by the coding sequence ATGACTGATGCTTTATATGAACGCCGTGAAATGCTTGATATCACCGGTGGAACCCTGCGTCCCGGAGGGACGGAGCTGACTCGCCGGGCTCTTGAAATCTGCCGGTTTAAGAAAGGTGAAACCATTCTTGATCTTGGCTGCGGGCCCGGAGCCACTTCCAGCCTGATGCGTGAGGAATTCGGTCTTGTGCCGCTGGCCCTCGACTACTCTGCGGACATGCTCAAACAGGCCGGAGAGACAACTCGCGGCCTTAAAAAAGTACAGGCTTCCGGAACATCGCTGCCCTTTCGCACTGAATCTCTGAAAGGAACAATCAGCGAATGCGTGCTTTCACTGACAGAGGATATAGACACTACTCTATCGGAAATATCCCGCGTCACAGAGCATGGTGGAGAACTTATCCTAAGTGATATTTATTCAAGAAATGCAAGCGCACCGGAAACAAAGCTTGAGGTGACCTGTTGCTTCAATGGGGCCAAGGCTCTTGGCGAAATAGAAAAAAGCGTTACTTCCAACGGCTTTAAAATAATTCTTATGGAAGATCATACCCAGCGTCTCAAACAGCTGGCAGGTCAGATTATTTTCAGCATGGGCAGCCTTGAAAAATTCTGGGCTCTGTTCATGGGAAAGGACAAAGCTGCCGGGGCGTGCAGCGCCGTAAAAAAAATGATGCCGGGATACTATCTCATCATAGCTGAAAAGGAATAG